GGCTGGTGATTGGGGTGAAGTCGTAACAAGGTATCCGTACCGGAAGGTGCGGATGGATCACCTCCTTTCTAAGGAGCAACGAAGTGGAGGGAAGAACAGGAGAAGACAGTTCTGAGTGATTGTCTCACTTCCAACTTCCCGCCTCCCACTTCCATTCTCCTAGGTCGATCGCTAGGCTTCCGCTGTTTTGGTTTATAAATAAGAATTGAGAGTTAAGAGTTAAGAATTAAGAATTAAGAATTAAGAATTAAGAATTGAATGAGGCAAGGTACCCGGATACGGACGAGACAGGAATTGAGTGAAAGACGGCAAAAAATATAATTCTGCATTCTTAATTCTAAATTCTAAATTACAAAGTTTATAAAGCGGTAAGTTTTGGGGCCTATAGCTCAGCTGGTCAGAGCGCACGCCTGATAAGCGTGAGGTCGGTGGTTCAAGTCCACCTAGGCCCACCAAGATGGAAGTTTGAAGTAAGAGGTTAGAGGTTGGAATTTTGGAAGAAATCGTTGTCGAGGAATATCAATAGTTTCTCCAACATCCAACTTCCGGCATCTTACTTCCATATTTGGGGGTGTAGCTCAGAGGGAGAGCACCTGCCTTGCAAGCAGGGGGTCAGGAGTTCGAATCTCCTCATCTCCACCAAGTTATGAATTAAGAATTAGCAAGTAACAATTAACAATTAAGAATTCAGAATTAAGAATTAAGAATTGAATAGGGAAAGCCACGAGGTACGGACAGAGCACGAATCAGACATAAGTCAGACTCAAGAAGGAAAAAATATAATTCTACATTCTGCATTCTTAATTCTAAATTCAAATTGATGTTGGTTCTTTGAAAACTGCACAAGAGAGAATTAGCGCGTTTTAGGTCAAGCGTAGTAAGGGCGTACGGTGGATGCCTAGGCGCTAGGAGGCGAAGAAGGGCGTGGCAAGCTGCGAAAAGCCACGGGGAGCTGCAAGCGAGCGAAGATCCGTGGATACCCGAATGGGGGAACCCGGTACCTGGGAACAGGTATCATCCCTACCTGAACACATAGGGTAGGAGAGGCGAGACCCGGCGAACTGAAACATCTTAGTAGCCGGAGGAGAAGAAAGCAAGAGCGATTCCCTTAGTAGCGGCGAGCGAAAGGGGAAGAGCCTAAACCGTGCAGGTGTTAAAGGCTGCAGTCGTTGCCTGTACGGGGTAGAGGGGATGTTCGAGGTAGAGCTGCAGATTTACCGGAGCCGAAGGCTGTTTAGGAGAACGAGGCTGGAAAGCCTGACCACAGAGGGTGAAAGTCCCGTATTCGGAAAGCAGTTGTAGGTTCTAGAGCATACCCCGAGTACCGCTGGACACGTGGTATCCGGTGGGAATCAGGGAGGACCACCTCCTAAGGCTAAATACTACCTAGCGACCGATAGCGCATAGTACCGTGAGGGAAAGGTGAAAAGCACCCCGGGAGGGGAGTGAAATAGAACCTGAAACCGTATGCCTACAAGCAGTCAGAGTCTGGCACTCAACTCAGTGCTCATTTGCAGATTAAGAGGGAGTTATGGACCCGGGAGGGTAAGTAAGGGATAAGAGTGGAGTGGGCAGCGAGTTGAGTGCCGGATGATGGCGTACTTTTTGTAGAACGGGCCGGCGAGTTACGGTAGCAAGCGAGGTTAAGCCTGATTAAGGGTGGAGCCGAAGCGAAAGCGAGTCTGAAGAGGGCGAATAGTTTGCTGCTGTAGACCCGAAACCGGGTGATCTACCCATGTCCAGGGTGAAGCGGTGGTAAAGCATCGTGGAGGCCCGAACCAGATGGCGTTGAAAAGCCAGTGGATGAGGTGTGGGTAGGGGTGAAATGCCAATCGAACCCGGAGATAGCTGGTTCTCCCCGAAATAGCTTTAGGGCTAGCCTCAGGGGTTTCTTAGCGGAGGTAGAGCACTGGTTGGGCTAGGGGCCTTACCCGGTTACCGAACCTTCCCAAACTGCGAATGCCGTTAAGTGAACCCTGGGAGTCAGACTATGGGTGATAAGGTTCATAGTCGAGAGGGAAACAGCCCAGACCGCCAGTTAAGGTCCCAAATCCAGGCTAAGTGGGAAAGGAAGTGGGGTTGCGAAGACAGCCAGGATGTTGGCTTAGAAGCAGCCATCATTCAAAGAGTGCGTAATAGCTCACTGGTCAAGTGACCCTGCGCCGAAAATGTAACGGGGCTCAAGTCTGGAACCGAAGCTGCGGATATGGAGGTTGGAGGCCAGAGGTAGGAAGTAGGAAGAGGGGCTAAAGAGACCTGGAGGACAGAGCATATGGCTATTAGAGGATATGAAGACCTAGAGGTATACCAACTTGGGTACCAACTGGCAATGATGGTACATCGGAAGAGCCAGGAGATGCCAGCGAGTGAGAGATACGAACTAGGTCGACAGATTCGGAAGGCGGCGATATCAGTACCGGCCAATATAGCGGAAGGATATGGTCGCAAGGATTCTGCAAAAGAGTTCAAGCACTTTCTTAGGAACGCTATGGGTTCAGTAAACGAGGTACAGGTTTATATAGACATGAATGAAGGACCTGGGATATGTAGATGGAAGGGCCCATGAGGAACTAAGGAGTGGGTATGCTCTGTTAGGGAAGAAACTATACCATTTGATAAAGAGTTGGAACAGAGATGAATGATCCGACTTCCGACTTCCGGCCTCCAACTTCCATGTGGTAGGGGAGCGTTCTTACTGGGCAGAAGCCATACCGTAAGGAATGGTGGACTGGTAAGAAGAGAGAATGCCGGCATGAGTAAGCGAGAAGGCAGGTGAGAATCCTGTCCGCCGAAAGCCTAAGGTTTCCTGGGGAAGGCTCGTCCACCCAGGGTAAGCCGGGACCTAAGCCGAGGCCGAAAGGCGTAGGTGATGGAGAATCGGTTGAGAATCCGATGCCACCTTCAGACCGATTGAGCGAAGGGGTGACGCAGGAGGGTAGGCGAAGCGCACGGATGGAAAAGTGCGTCCAAGCCCGTAGGGTGCAAGGCAGGCAAATCCGCCTTGCGGAGAGCCTGAGGGGTGACGGGGAGCGAATATTAGTAGCGAAGTCGCTGAACCCAAACTGCCAAGAAAAGCCTCTAGCGAGGTTTGGGGTGCCCGTACCGCAAACCGACACAGGTAGGCGAGGAGAGAATCCTAAGGCGCGCGAGAGAACCCTCGTTAAGGAACTCGGACAAAATCGGCCCCGTAACTTCGGGAGAAGGGGTACCCCGATAGTGTAGCCGTAATATACTTATGGTGGCACGAGGGGGTCGCAGTGACCAGGCCCAGGCGACTGTTTACCAAAAACACAGGTCTCTGCAAAATCGAAAGATGAAGTATAGAGGCTGACGCCTGCCCGGTGCCGGAAGGTTAAGGGGAAGGGTTATCCGGCACTCAATGGTCTTTACCAGGAGGAGATAAAGTGTACTACGTGTATGTATTAGTAAGCGAAGAGGGAAAGACGTATCTAGGATACACGTCAGACCTCAAGCGGCGGATACAGGAGCACAATGAAGGCAGGAACAAGTGGACACGTGGGCACAGAAGGAGATTAGCATACTATGAAGCGTATGCGAGCGATGCGGACGCAAGGAGAAGGGAAAGGAATCTCAAGCGTTCGGGACAGGCCAGAAGATGGCTTAGGGAGCGCATACGGGAGAGCGTGAAGTAGAGACCATTGAGTGCCGGAGAAGCTCTGAACCGAAGCCCCGGTGAACGGCGGCCGTAACTATAACGGTCCTAAGGTAGCGAAATTCCTTGTCGGGTAAGTTCCGACCCGCACGAAAGGCGTAACGATCTGGGCGCTGTCTCGACGAGGGGCTCGGTGAAATTGTAATACCGGTGAAGATGCCGGTTACCTGCGACAGGACAGAAAGACCCCGTGGAGCTTTACTGTAGCCTGATATTGGATTTTGGCAGGTCATGTACAGGATAGGTGGGAGGCTGGGAAGCAGGGCCGCCAGGTTCTGTGGAGCCGTTGGTGGGATACCACTCTTGGCTTGCTGGAGTTCTAACCTGCCCCCGTGAGCCGGGGGAGGGACAGTGTCAGGTGGGCAGTTTGACTGGGGCGGTCGCCTCCTAAAGGGTAACGGAGGCGCCCAAAGGTTCCCTCAGCGCGGATGGAAATCGCGCGTAGAGTGCAAAGGCAGAAGGGAGCTTGACTGCGAGAGGGACGCTTCGAGCAGGGACGAAAGTCGGGCTTAGTGATCCGGCGGTACCGAGTGGAAGGGCCGTCGCTCAACGGACAAAAGCTACCCCGGGGATAACAGGCTTATCTCCCCCAAGAGTCCACATCGACGGGGAGGTTTGGCACCTCGATGTCGGCTCATCGCATCCTGGGGCTGGAGAAGGTCCCAAGGGTTGGGCTGTTCGCCCATTAAAGCGGTACGTGAGCTGGGTTCAGAACGTCGTGAGACAGTTCGGTCCCTATCCGTCGCAGGCGCAGGAGAATTGAGGGGAGCTGTCCCTAGTACGAGAGGACCGGGATGGACAGACCGCTGGTGTACCAGTTGTTCCGCCAGGGGCACAGCTGGGTAGCTATGTCTGGAACGGATAAGCGCTGAAAGCATCTAAGCGCGAAGCCGACCCCAAGATGAGTTCTCCCACCCGGCACTCAACCAGGCACTTAGCAGGAAGCGAGGATTGTATCAGCGGATGCTGGTAGAAGAGGCAAGCGAGATGTTAGGTGTCGGGTTGAGTGCCGGGGTAAGACCCCAGCAAGACTAGCTGGTAGATAGGCCGGGGGTGTAAGCACAGCAATGTGTTGAGCCGACCGGTACTAATAGGTCGAGGGCTTGACCTAGGCGCTTTAAAATCTCTTGTGCAGTTTTGAGAGAGCCTAGAATAAGCCACAGATGAACACAGATTTACACAGATGAGCACAGATAAATAAAAAATACAAATAAAAATATCAGTGTTAATCAGTGTTAATCTGACGGTCTACACAGAGTCGAGATTGGTGGAACATAAAGATTGGCCTGCTAGAAGAAGGGTCAGTCGTAATTTTCAAGATAATCAGTGTAAATCAGTGCTAATCAGTGTGTATCTGTGGCTCTGAAAATTGAAATAAAAATTCCTGGTGGCCATAGCGGAGGGGAAACACCCGTTCCCATACCGAACACGGAAGTTAAGCCCTCCAGCGCCGATGGTACTGCTAACGCGGGAGAGTAGGTCGCTGCCAGGATCTATTTTCTAAAACCCAGCCTAAACGCTGGGTTTTTTGATTTTGGGTCGAATGCTATGAGGAGTAAAAGGAAAAGTTACGTCAGGGCTTGCTATAATTGGCACAATAGAGGAAAAAAGGACAAAGGTGTGGAATTGTACACAAATAAGAGCATTTTTAGTAGGGGTGTGTCGATGGGAAAGAGGACTGACGAAATAGGGGTTGCTATAATAGGCGGAGGACAGGGGTGTTTGGAGCTACTGCAGCTTTTTGATCATTTGCGGCTGGAAGAATTCCAGGCGAGGATTGTTGGAGTGGCTGATTTGCGGTCTGATGTTCCCGGGATGCTATACGCGCGAGCCCAAGGATTAATGACTACTACTGTTTTTACGGACTTTTACTCCAACCCAGATGTGAAGATGATAATAGAGCTAACGGGTAGTGAGGAGGTTCTGAACGAGATCTACCGTACGAAACCCCCTTATATCAAGGTCATAGACCATGTCGGAGCCCGGTTGTTCTGGGATTTAATGAAATTGAAGGCTGAGCACCGGGCACGTAACATTTTAGAGTCTACCCGTGATGCTTACCTGGTCGTGAACTCAAAAGGGAGTTTGTTGCATTTTAACCAGGCAGCTAGCGAGATGCTGAGACAAGGTTGTGAATTGCGAATAGGGACTTCGATAGAGGAGTTGATGAATGCAGTATTTGGGATTGGTGGTCTCCAGCTGCTAAACGAAAGAACAGAGGGGGTATATACCCTTACCGCATTTCGAGAAACCCCTGCCGAATTTCCGGCCGAGATATCTCTTTTCCGAGCGGAAATCGATGAGGATGAGTGCTTGGTTATTTCTATACGGGACGTAAGCGAAAGGCTGCAGGCCGAAAAAGAGATATCCCGTCTTCACCGTTACGAGCGGCTGTTCAGCAATGCTGCAGCAGACTTTGCTTTGTCAAGGAACTTGAACCAGTCGATACGATCCACGCTGAAAATGATCGGGGAGAGCTTTGGGGAATGTAAGGTCGGTTTGTGGCGGATTGATTCAAAACAAAAACAAATGGTGTTGAAGAGCAAGTGGTCGGCTGACGAGGAATTCGATGATGGCGGTTTTGAGATATTGAAGGAGAAAGATGTGCCAGTTTTATGGAGAGAAGTGACTACGGGCAGGGCGGTGAAACTCAGCAGTCTAAAAGAACTAACAGAAAGCGAACGAGTTGTTTTCGCCAGATGCGGTATTCGATCGCTGGCTGGGGTCCCGGTACTGGGCGAGGATGACCGGTGGGGTGTTTTGTTGGTAGAAAGCAAGACGGCTAGGGAATGGACGGACGGAGAACTGGAGCTTTTGTCAGCCATAGTCAACATCATGGAGAGCGGGTTGCAGCGAGAAAAGGCACAACGAGCTCTGCGAGAATCGGAAGCGCTTTACCAGGCCATGGTAGACAAGTCCTTGACCGGCATCTATATACTCCAAGATGGGGTGTTTCTTTATGTCAATAAGCGCATGGCTGAGATATTCGGTTATGCTGAAGAAGAGCTACTGAACAAGAATCCGCTCGATGTTATAGTCTATCCTGGCGATCGGTGGCTAGTGGATAAACAGTTAAAAGACCGCTTGTCCGGGGAAGTCTCCAGTGTTCATTATATTTTTCGGGGGGTGAGGAGGGACGGTAAGGTGATATGGCTCGAGTGTATGGGAGCCAGGTTGATGATTAAAGGCCGCCCAGCGATTATCGGTAATCTGATGGATGTCACCGAACGGATACAGAACGAAGAGCAACGCAGCAGGATTTTTGACGCCATAACCATGCTAGCGGTAGGCATGGTCGAACAGAGGGACCCTTATACTGCTGGTCACCAGAGACGGGTGGCTGCGATTGCCACCGCAATAGGCAGGTACATGGGCCTGCCAGAGGACAGAATCGAGGGTCTGCGGTTAGCGGCTTTGCTCCATGACATCGGTAAATTTGCCGTTCCTATTGAAATACTGACTAAGCCAGGGAAGCTGCGTCCTTCCGAGTTTGAATTCATTAAATTGCACAGTCAAGTTGGAGCGGAGATACTGGCTGAAGTACCTTTCCCTTGGGACATATCTTCTATAGTGACGCAGCATCACGAAAGGTTGGACGGATCCGGGTATCCGAGTGGGCTCAGGGGCGAAGAAATATGCCTGGAAGCCAGAATCATAGCTGTAGCCGACGTGGTGGAGGCGATGTCATCTCACCGGCCCTACCGCCCTTCTTTGGGATTAGAAGCTGCTTTGGAAGAAGTGAAAAACAATGCGGGCAAGCTCTATGATCCGGAGGTCGTGAGGGCCCTGCTCGAGGTAGCGGACGTGCTGGAGCTGCAGTGACCATACAATAACGGTTCATCGACTTTTTCGGCAAATCGTGAGTTGGCGGAAGATTAAATCGGCCAGTCCGGTGCTACCGGTTTTGGCCATCTGGCGAGCAAACTCCTCATCCAGCATGGATTCAAAAACCTCACCGCCGAAGCCTTCATCTATTAACCCGCCCTTTGGAACGGTCGAGCGCATGGCCCTTATCATCTGGTAGACCAAAACGCTCTCCAATTCCTGGCAAGCCTCTTTCAACTTCTCATCGTTTTTATCGTTGTCGTAATCCTTGGCTGCTTCGTTCAATGCCTGCTGGAACTGAGTCTTACTGGTCCTGGTTTTTGCGTTCGGAGGGAACTCGACTAGGCTTGGCCCTCTAACAGCGGCAATTGCGTCCAATTTAGACTCGCGCCTCCTATTGACCTGTTACGATTCGATCAGTTCTATGCAACACGGCTATTGATTTCAACCATGGATACGATATCCTTTCTTGCGAATCCACAAAATCGGCTCTATTCCCGGTGGTTTTTATTAGGAATGCAGGTTCCATCAGTGTTAATCAGCGGACATCTGTGTTCATCCGTGGCTTAACCCAAACCAAACTATCGGCGGAGATTGGCAGCCATACCCAGCATTTCGTCTGCGGATTGAATGACTTTGGAGTTAATCTCGTAGGCCCGCTGGGCGGTAATCAGGTTCACCATTTCTTCTACGATCTGGATATTAGCCGCTTCCAGGTAACCGGCGTGAAGAGAAACGGTTGTGTCTGCCTCCGGATCCCAATCTATTGCCTCACCGGAGCTGGCAGTGGGACGATAGAGATTGCCTCCTATCTTTTCCAATCCGGCTGGATTGGTGAACTTTGCCAGCTCGACCTGTCCTGCTTCAACCGGCTCATCCTGCCCCGGCATCTTATAAGTGACGGTACCGTCAGGAGCTATGGTGACATCGTAACCCTCGGGATCTATGGTATCAACACCCACTACGTAATAACCATCAGTAGTCACAAGGTTGCCTTCGGAATCAAGCTTGAAGGAACCGTCCCGGGTGTACAAGTATTCTTCGTTAGTAGGTGACTGCACTCGGAAGAAGGCTTGCCCTTGTATCGCTACATCCAGCGGGTTATCGGTGGGGGTTAGATTACCCTGGGAGAATATGGTCTGAGTTGCACTCGGCTTAACTCCTAGCCCCACCCAGAGCCCGGAAGGCTGCACGGTGGTATCGTTAGCCACCGGGCGCCTCAGCATCTGGTATATAAGGTCCTGAAACTCAACCCGGGATTTCTTGTAGCCGGTAGTATTCACGTTGGCGATGTTGTGAGCGATGTTGTCGATATTGAGTTGCTGGGCAAACATTCCGGTACTAGAGGTATAAAGAGCCCTCAACATTGGCATAACCTCCTATGTGATAGGGGTTTAAAAACAAACCCTGTGGGCATGTGTGTTCACCGAAAGGGCCTGCTTAAATATATATCGTTAAAAACAGCTCCCAGCTTTACGGTTTGCCAAGGACAAAATACGATTGACCTTACCTAGCTAAAATGCTATGGTTAAAACTAAGTAAACCAGGATAATGCCAATAGTATACCAGCTTCAATAGAGTTCAAGTCATTGGGTAGGGAGAGGCGGGTAAAAGGGACATGAAGAAACGGTTGATTTTGCTCTTGCTGGTGACAGCTTTGGGAGTAGGAACATTTCTGGCATATGAACATTATTACTCATCGCCGCAGAATACGGGTATCCAGGCTTCCGGAACCATTGAGGCTACCACTGCCGAGCTGACGGCCAAGGCAGCCGGGGTTATTGAGTACGTGACGGTGAAAGAAGGGGACCATGTCCAGAAAGGACAGTTGGTAGCAGAGCTTTCACGCAATGACCTTGTCGCCCAAAGGGAGCGTGATGCTCTCAGCGTGTTGAAAGCGAAGGCCCAACTCAGGGATCTCACTTCCGGCGCCAGGGAAGAGGAGATAGCTGAGGCGGCGGCCAATGTGGAAATAGCCAAAGCCAGCCTGAAACAAGCGACAGAGGACTTAACGAAACGGGAGGAACTGTATCAGGCTGGGGCCATAACCAAAGACGAGCTAGAGAAGTTTCAAACTGCTCAAGCCATAGAAAAACAAAAACTGCAAGCTGCTGAAGCCCGGCTGAGGCTGCTCAAGGCGGGTTCCAGATCGGAGCAAATTACCCAGGCCGAGTTAGAGGTAAAACGCTGCGAGGCTGTGTTGAAGGCCACGGAGGCGATGATCAGGGATCTCAAGGTATTTTCTCCTATCGACGGGGTGGTTTTAAACAGGAACTACGAGCCAGGGGAATACGTGCAGGCGG
The sequence above is drawn from the Syntrophothermus lipocalidus DSM 12680 genome and encodes:
- a CDS encoding HD domain-containing phosphohydrolase: MGKRTDEIGVAIIGGGQGCLELLQLFDHLRLEEFQARIVGVADLRSDVPGMLYARAQGLMTTTVFTDFYSNPDVKMIIELTGSEEVLNEIYRTKPPYIKVIDHVGARLFWDLMKLKAEHRARNILESTRDAYLVVNSKGSLLHFNQAASEMLRQGCELRIGTSIEELMNAVFGIGGLQLLNERTEGVYTLTAFRETPAEFPAEISLFRAEIDEDECLVISIRDVSERLQAEKEISRLHRYERLFSNAAADFALSRNLNQSIRSTLKMIGESFGECKVGLWRIDSKQKQMVLKSKWSADEEFDDGGFEILKEKDVPVLWREVTTGRAVKLSSLKELTESERVVFARCGIRSLAGVPVLGEDDRWGVLLVESKTAREWTDGELELLSAIVNIMESGLQREKAQRALRESEALYQAMVDKSLTGIYILQDGVFLYVNKRMAEIFGYAEEELLNKNPLDVIVYPGDRWLVDKQLKDRLSGEVSSVHYIFRGVRRDGKVIWLECMGARLMIKGRPAIIGNLMDVTERIQNEEQRSRIFDAITMLAVGMVEQRDPYTAGHQRRVAAIATAIGRYMGLPEDRIEGLRLAALLHDIGKFAVPIEILTKPGKLRPSEFEFIKLHSQVGAEILAEVPFPWDISSIVTQHHERLDGSGYPSGLRGEEICLEARIIAVADVVEAMSSHRPYRPSLGLEAALEEVKNNAGKLYDPEVVRALLEVADVLELQ
- a CDS encoding rod-binding protein translates to MDAIAAVRGPSLVEFPPNAKTRTSKTQFQQALNEAAKDYDNDKNDEKLKEACQELESVLVYQMIRAMRSTVPKGGLIDEGFGGEVFESMLDEEFARQMAKTGSTGLADLIFRQLTICRKSR
- the flgG gene encoding flagellar basal-body rod protein FlgG, encoding MLRALYTSSTGMFAQQLNIDNIAHNIANVNTTGYKKSRVEFQDLIYQMLRRPVANDTTVQPSGLWVGLGVKPSATQTIFSQGNLTPTDNPLDVAIQGQAFFRVQSPTNEEYLYTRDGSFKLDSEGNLVTTDGYYVVGVDTIDPEGYDVTIAPDGTVTYKMPGQDEPVEAGQVELAKFTNPAGLEKIGGNLYRPTASSGEAIDWDPEADTTVSLHAGYLEAANIQIVEEMVNLITAQRAYEINSKVIQSADEMLGMAANLRR
- a CDS encoding HlyD family secretion protein, which produces MKKRLILLLLVTALGVGTFLAYEHYYSSPQNTGIQASGTIEATTAELTAKAAGVIEYVTVKEGDHVQKGQLVAELSRNDLVAQRERDALSVLKAKAQLRDLTSGAREEEIAEAAANVEIAKASLKQATEDLTKREELYQAGAITKDELEKFQTAQAIEKQKLQAAEARLRLLKAGSRSEQITQAELEVKRCEAVLKATEAMIRDLKVFSPIDGVVLNRNYEPGEYVQAGASLATVANLNDLWIKVYIPTDDLPAIRLGQEVKITVSGSPEVFTGRVTYIASRGEYTPKMIQTKKERTNVVFAVKISVDNKDGVLKPGMPADVVFDGGKSRD